The DNA region GCAGAACTTTACAGAACATGCACTCACAAACTGTTTGTGGAATAAACATACAGAAGTTAACGCTTCAAATCCTTTAATCCCAAATTATCAGTCACAGACACCAgtttttaaaggattaaaaagaaagactGCTCCCCTCAAAACATGTCCTACTACAGTAAGCAGttctgtaagttaaaaaaaaaaaaaagtgtgttttaaTAAAAGTGATAAGTCATTCTATCTTTAGGATAGTTATGTTCAACAAATCCACATATGCTTGATATCTGCATCTTTCCTCCTAGAATCTCAAactgtttattttagaaataaaaacatggggAGAGGACAGTTCattgtaaaatatgaaaaagcaaTGATTCAAGCATGtgagtttttgctttatattccTAGCCGGAGCACAAATGACTGGATATTCTCATCAACACCAAgctaaacaagaaacaaaaaacaaaactggaaccACCATGAAGACAACGCCACATTAAAATCTCTTTCTCTTGATAATTTCTGGCTTCCAGCTGACTGGATGAGTTTCTTCTgtctaaaaatagaaaagtaagtAAGTTAAAACAAAGTATTTCTGGTCTGCTTCATATTTAATAGGTTTCTTTCTAACAAAAATACGGCACTTATTCAAAATTATATTACCTGGCATTATATATTTAGCAGTTCTTTAACAATTTTAAGATTAGTGACAAACTTTTGGCATTATCTGAATCTAATAAAGGATGAATGCATTCGCTACAAATTCAGTTTAcggtttttcattttaaataaaattgctatTTAGACATTCTAATAACACCAAAGCTTATGATTCTAGAATTTGCATAGTAATCAACTTATTTGCTGTGATTCTTGGTGTAAGATTTTCCCAATAACTCTAATAAGGAACGTTGAGATAAAATCAAAACTATGGATTTGCTGTCATCAAtgaaaccaataaagaaatctaTGAGCAGACACTATTCAAGATGACAAATACTTTAATATTATGAAGATTACGTTGCCTTCTGGTAATTTCAGtaactttaaaatgagaaaacgCTTGCAAAGCTGGCACGGCTGATTTAGTCGATTATACTTTACAATGTGTATGAAACAGAGATCTTACCGCTGTGTCGTCCTCTCTGTACACTTTAATGGTTTTATCAGCTTCAGCTGTTAATAACCGACTTTCAGACtgatcaaaagcacaagcaaataTTCCTGACTCACTGTCCAAAGACCCAGGCTGCACTGCTGCATGAACTCTCTGGAAATTGTAGCCAGTTCTCCAGTCCCAAAGATGCATAGTGCCATTGTCAGCTTAAAGGGAAAGATATAGTTAAACCTGGTGTCCTCTCAACAATTCAGCttgacaaatgtttattaagcaccacAGGAGTAACTGCAGTCACTACTACAAAGATATATAAAATGCAGGCACTCAAGCTCCTCTTAATATCAGTTTGTCTACTTTCATTTGTACTTAATTCAGAATTTATTATAGATCTCAAAAAGCACCACAAAACGACATTCAACTCCAGAACACACAACCAAACTTTAGGCGATTTCTAGCATAAACCCCTTAGATTTATCAATGTGGGAACTTAAAGAGAGCTAAACTATGAAATATGCTATGTGCATTATGAATATGCATGAACACATGTGAACATTCAAACAAACGTTAAAACAGGCAAGTTCTGCTATAATACTTAGGTGTGATGACTTAGAAATTTTACTcactaaaagataaaaatgacagactaaaacatatttatcataaaaatcttaatttacctCCAGATACAAGCACTCCATCAGAATTTACTGTCAGTGTATTAATAATAGCATTGTGACCAGAAAGATTTTGAATGAAGCTTCCATCGGGGaatttccactgttttatgttATCTGGAGAACCAGATGCAAACGTGTAACTGaaataagataaagaataaaGTAAACCAAGTTAAATACAatggtgtatttttaaaaatctgattatgGTTGTATTTTGCATGTGTAGTCAGGATCTATGCAGTTTTAGCAAAATATTATCATCATACCAAGAGATAAAAATATCAAGATGTTTGTTCCAAGTtacatcagatttttaaattattttaaatgtacgtTAAGTCCTACATTGgagttttattttcctctcatttcCCCGATGCTCTACACTAAGCTAAAGCAATACACATACAAACCCCTAAACTCACATAAAGGGCAAGGGGTGATGTAGCTATtttcaagaaagagagaaagccagagagaggagagacagaacAAGAAGGGAGAAAACGAAAGAAATAGAggcaagaggaagagagaaagggagggggaggaataAAGGGAATGAGGAAGACAGTGAAAAGGAGGAAGGACAAGAGTGAAAATAAAGGTAAGGGAGAGtgggaaagagaggaggagaagcAAGATATGACTGTGACCAGGAAAGTGCCAGGTGATATAGTTTCATAGACAACAGGTTGTGGTACTATGCTCCATTTCTCAGGATACTCTGACTATAATGATCATGATTACTACTATTTTTTCCGATTATATTAACTTCCTCCTTAAGAATTAACTATTCTATGTATAGCTCAGTGCCTAATAATATTTATGTCCATAACATTAAATAGCGCTGCTATTAGCTTCGATTATGACATGCAACTTTTAACCATGATTGATTCGTATTATCTCATTTGACACCATTTTCACCATGTAGAAAGCTTTCCTTGTCTTACAGAGGCCATGAAGCAAATACtacacaaggaaaataaaagaaaggcgTGTTCGTATGTGGCACAGGTGAAAAAATGACAGTGGCTAAATGACTACCAAAGTCGTATTCATGTTGGTATTTCTGTATTGTACTAAGaactgaagaaagaagagaagctgCTTAGGAAAACACACTTACTGTCTTGGATGTAAAACCACAGCCCTGACGGACTTTTTGTGATTTGTTAATGTGACTCTTGTTTTTCCAGCCACCAAATCCCATAATCGTATGGTAGTGTCATGACTTCCTGTAAGGAGGATACACACACATCCCCAAGATGCACACAGATcaggaaaaaagaatgtgaaagttAAATATAATAGAATGGGAAGCATTCTTccacagacatatatatatgaaataaaagtcATATTAACTCTTGGCTAATCGTTTTCTATAGTTCCAAAATATTTGGTTGATGTTAAGTTTAGTTATTAAAAGAATGTAATAAACACTTGTTGCACTGTCCTCTGAATAACTAGAAAAAATGTgaataacaaataaaacaaatacatgaTGTCATCCCCTagtggagagaaaggagaaaactcTAATAATCATTTAGTTAATAAAACACACAGGAAGGAATTATTTTCTAGTCTTGAAGATTCAATGTGATTAACCATATTTTAAGCAAAACAAGACTCAAACCAGCTCTCAAAGTCTGAGAGTATTTTGTCTTCTAACTTTAATTTCCTAGACCGGTAATTTTGATACTATAAAACAACGCTTAGTTGTATCTAATAGCACTATTTTCTAGTCAGACATCACCTGATACAAAGATTCTATGATATGTAAAAAGTATGAGATAAAAACAATGGGATGAAATGTTACCACAAAAAatttcaagtgcacacagaaacaCTGTATATACAACACAAAGCAAGAGTCATAGTAAATATGAAAAGTATATAATCATAATGCACTCTGATATGAATATACTGTAAACTTGAAAAGTATCAATCATACCAGTAATAATTTGTGGTTCCGCAGCTTGACACCTCACTGTAGCCACTGCATTAGTATGTCCAGATAACGTGTGTACACTGGCTTTAGTTCTCACATCCCATATCTATCAAAACACAACAGACATACCATCAAAGAGAACAGGTATTCATATCTCAGGCAGGTAACTAGATCAATGCAAGCCTGGGAATCTACTCGACAACTTTGTGTGCCTGCCTTGAATATAATGAAGAAAGTGAGTAAATGAAATAATCACCTGTAAGCTGGCTGGGGAATGCAGATAGGAGGCAGCCAATGGGGAAAAAAGCTACAAGATCAGGGGACCTATTGACTAGAATGGGTATAATGGGGCTACTGAATGAAACAGCTAATGGACCACAGCTGTGGTGACAGACTGGCATGTGAGAGGTTGCATGTCAGGGGCGGGGCCTCCCAATTATAGACACAGTGGGGCCACGGAACTCAGAAGATGAAGACTAGGTAGGGTACTGATGTGTCAAGGCAACTATCTTTAAATTCTCTATCAAAAAATACATGACTTTAGGACCAAATAAGCATACTGTAAGATGCAATATATGTACAAATCAGCTCTATTCCATTTACCCGTGCAGTTGAGTCTCGGCTACAGGTCACCAGCACGTCGATTGTTGGGTGCAGATCTAAACCATACACTGCACTCAGATGTCCGTGATAGTGCCTTAtaacctaaaaaataaagaaagaaagttaaaatttctACAATTAGGAAGATAAACAGGGGCTCATAATGTCTCCAATCCTTAACTTCATGCTTACCTTATTATACTCAAGATCCCAGCATTTGACTTGTTTGTCTTCTCCACAGGAGAACAGGTACGGGCTCCTTGTGCTCACTATCACACCACGCACCGTACTGATGTGCCCAGTTAATGACAGTTTTAACTTGCCACTAGCCAAGTCCCAGATCTgcaatcaaaaaatatttaatttttcttcttgtttattatTCCAAAGCAAATTTTTAGAATCTTGATGTTAAAATTGTCTTCAAAAAGTgaaagatagggcctccctggtggcgcagtggttgagagtccgcctgccgatgcaggggatacgggttcgtgccccgatctgggaggatcccatatgccgcggagcggctgggcccgtgagccatggccgctgggcctgcgcatccggagcctgtgctccgcaacgggagaggccacaacagtgagaggcccacataccgcaaaaagaaaaaaaaaaaaaaaaaaaaaagtgaaagataaaaacacatataaaagTTTGCAAAATGAACCCAtcaccaaaaataaaatcagggaAAAGAGAATTAAAGGGCAAGAtcaaactgggaaaatatttgcgtAGATGACAAAAAGTTAATATTCTTAATATATAAAGGATATCACTGATAGTAAAAGTATGAATACTGAGGTATTAAATTAGTCAAGGATGgcatcaacttaaaaaaaaaaccctaaaagtaGCAAATAAAGGTATCAAAAACTTCAACATCactataaattttatatacacaGTTTTTGAAAGATTAGCTATGCACTTCTGCTTatcaaaatagtaaatattttttaaaagacacaagcAGTGTGCTGAAAAGGATCCTCTCGCATGCTGCAAGTATCAATTCAcccattttggaaaataatttttaactttggGTGTCAACTTCAAGAATGTCTGACctttaatactttttttctggGAAACTATCAtaacaaaacactttaaaatatagaaaaagcgCTTTAGGCACATATTAATTACAGTATTACTTATGTTAGTGAAAAATCAGGAAACTAAAAAACTTTAATGCctaacaaaaggaaaacagattATAGAATATCTAAATGATATAATACTAtggaaccatttaaaaaatgttcaggagaggaatggattgggagtttgggattagcagatgcaaaccacaatatatagaatgaatatgtaacaaggtcctactgtatagcacagggaactatatgcaataacctgtgataaaccgtaacggaaaagaatatgagaaagaatgtatatatatgcataactgaatcactttgctgtacagcagcaattaacatattgtaaatcaactatacttaaaataaatttttaaaaaagatgttcagTTTTTGACAGGAATATGCCTTTGACACAATGTTAACTGAAAAAAAGCTGGGAACAAAATTACATatcaaacatgatttttaaaagatacacatttatatacacaggaaaaacactcagAAGAAAATgcagatacacatacacagaaataaatgttaaaaagaaaattcaaatatctGACAGTGGTAGGTTATGTATGggtctatattctttttcttttctttctttctttctttctttttggctgtgttgggtcttcattgctgcgcgcaggctttctctagttgcagcgagtgggggctactctttgttgtagcatgggggcttagttgctctgaggcatgtgggatcttcctggaccagggctcgaacccaggtcccctgcaatggcaggcggactcttaaccactgcgccaccagggaagccctgggtctatATTCTTTTATACTCCTTtacattttccacattttttatAGATAAGCATGTTTTAATTGTGtaaccagaaggagaaaaaaatatgaaggaaTTAGTTATAAATAGTCAGCGTGTACTATTTGGAAAAAAAACTGTTGCTTAAATACCACTTttcaaacagatatttatttgagacttttttttttaaatttatttattttatttatttttggctgcgttgagtcttcattgctgcacgccggctttctctagttgcggtgagcaggggctactcttcattgtggtgcgtgggcttctcattgcggtggcttgtcttgttgcagagcatgggctctaggcgcacgggctcagtagttgtggctcgtgggctctagagcgcaggctcagtagttgtggcacaaagacttagttgctccacagcatgtgggatcttcctggaccagggctcgaaccgatgtcccctgcattggcaggtggattcttaaccaatgcaccaccagggaagccctatttgggaCTTTTAACTGGTATAGATAATAAATTTTACTCCACACTCAGGTCTAAGAAATCAGAGAACTAGAACAGCAATTCCCACCagaggaaataaaacattaaaattacatGGCAAACACAAAATCgtgtttacatttttcttccttccttattaCCTTTATAGTTCTGTCAGCAGATCCAGTAACAAACCACTGGTTTCCAGGTTCCACAGCAATACATCGAACCCAGCCAAGATGCCCACTGATCACCTGTATTTAAAAAGGTAGAATGAGCAGGCTCACTACACAGAAGCTAAAGTTTATTCAATTTCAACTCATCACACTTATGTTAAATATGATACAACTGAAGAGCACAACTACAGTGATCGAAAAAAGATGAATGGTTGGCAGGGGTGAGAAAGGATATAAGAAAACAGCACAGGGGTGTTTTTGAATCAATGGAACTTCTATTATCCAGATTGTGGTAGTGGTTACCCAaatttatatatctattaagaTTTATTAGATCTATACACCAAAAGAAAGTCTATTCTAAGGTATGATAATTTGTCTAGCTGTATGTTTCCtactatttacattttattttagatttggtCCATTTTGAATCATTTCAATTTActata from Mesoplodon densirostris isolate mMesDen1 chromosome 1, mMesDen1 primary haplotype, whole genome shotgun sequence includes:
- the PLRG1 gene encoding pleiotropic regulator 1, with the protein product MVEEVQKHSVHTLVFRSLKRTHDMFVADNGKPVPLDEESHKRKMAIKLRNEYGPVLHMPTSKENLKEKGPQNASDSYGHKQYPANQGQEVEYLVTGTHPYPPGPGVALTADTKIQRMPSESAAQSLAVALPTSQARVDANRSAPAGGEYRHPGASDRSQPAGAVVMDGGNAKNSALMAKKAPTMPKPQWHPPWKLYRVISGHLGWVRCIAVEPGNQWFVTGSADRTIKIWDLASGKLKLSLTGHISTVRGVIVSTRSPYLFSCGEDKQVKCWDLEYNKVIRHYHGHLSAVYGLDLHPTIDVLVTCSRDSTARIWDVRTKASVHTLSGHTNAVATVRCQAAEPQIITGSHDTTIRLWDLVAGKTRVTLTNHKKSVRAVVLHPRHYTFASGSPDNIKQWKFPDGSFIQNLSGHNAIINTLTVNSDGVLVSGADNGTMHLWDWRTGYNFQRVHAAVQPGSLDSESGIFACAFDQSESRLLTAEADKTIKVYREDDTATEETHPVSWKPEIIKRKRF